From a region of the Lactuca sativa cultivar Salinas chromosome 4, Lsat_Salinas_v11, whole genome shotgun sequence genome:
- the LOC111891980 gene encoding uncharacterized protein LOC111891980 — protein sequence MTSSTLKRWLRPEVFPLFAAVGVAVGMCGLQLIRNISGNPEVRLTKKKRAAGVLDNYDEGKKYAEHSLRKFVRKRNPEIMPKINSFFADPK from the exons ATGACTTCGTCGACGCTCAAGCGTTGGTTGAGGCCTGAG GTATTTCCTCTGTTCGCCGCCGTTGGCGTCGCCGTCGGTATGTGTGGCCTGCAATTGATTCGGAACATCAGCGGCAATCCTGAAGTCAG ATTGACGAAGAAAAAAAGAGCTGCGGGAGTGCTGGATAACTATGATGAAGGAAAAAAGTACGCAGAGCATTCACTCAGAAAGTTTGTTCGTAAAAGGAATCCGGAGATCATGCCAAAGATCAATTCCTTTTTTGCAGaccctaaataa